The proteins below are encoded in one region of Polynucleobacter sp. AP-Nino-20-G2:
- the gmd gene encoding GDP-mannose 4,6-dehydratase, translating to MSKQKVALITGITGQDGSYLAEFLLEKGYIVHGIKRRASSFNTERIDHLYQDPHVNHPDLILHYGDLTDTSNLVRIIQECQPDEIYNLGAQSHVAVSFESPEYTADVDAMGPLRMLEAIRILGLENKTRFYQASTSELYGLVQEIPQKETTPFYPRSPYAVAKMYAYWITVNYREAYGIYACNGILFNHESKRRGETFVTRKVTRGLANIVQGLEKCLYMGNIDALRDWGHAKDYVRMQWLMLQQDQPEDFVIATGVQFTVREFITRSAKELGITLKFEGSAENEKAIVVAIEGDKAPALKVGDVIMQIDPRYYRPTEVETLLGDPAKAKEKLGWVPEITLDQMIVEMVANDLDRARQHALLHKHGYSVAVGKEN from the coding sequence ATGAGCAAACAAAAAGTCGCCCTGATCACCGGCATTACTGGGCAAGATGGATCTTATTTAGCTGAATTCCTATTAGAAAAAGGCTACATTGTTCATGGTATTAAGCGCCGTGCCTCTTCTTTTAACACTGAAAGAATTGATCATCTTTACCAGGACCCGCATGTCAATCATCCAGATTTGATTTTGCATTACGGCGATCTTACTGATACCAGTAATTTGGTGCGCATTATTCAAGAATGCCAGCCTGATGAGATTTATAACTTGGGTGCGCAGTCCCACGTGGCTGTTTCATTTGAATCTCCTGAGTACACCGCTGATGTTGATGCAATGGGCCCCTTAAGAATGCTGGAGGCTATTCGTATTTTGGGTTTAGAGAATAAGACTCGCTTCTATCAAGCCTCTACTTCAGAGCTCTATGGTTTGGTACAAGAGATTCCGCAAAAAGAGACTACGCCGTTTTATCCACGCAGTCCTTATGCGGTCGCAAAGATGTACGCCTATTGGATCACTGTGAACTATCGTGAAGCTTATGGTATTTATGCTTGTAATGGTATTTTGTTTAATCATGAGTCCAAGCGCCGTGGCGAAACTTTTGTTACTCGTAAAGTGACTCGTGGCTTGGCCAATATTGTGCAGGGCTTAGAAAAATGCCTATACATGGGTAATATTGATGCCTTGCGTGATTGGGGTCATGCAAAAGACTATGTCCGCATGCAATGGTTAATGTTGCAACAAGATCAACCAGAAGATTTTGTCATTGCTACTGGTGTGCAGTTCACTGTTCGTGAATTTATTACTCGCAGCGCTAAAGAACTTGGTATTACCTTAAAGTTTGAGGGCTCTGCCGAGAATGAAAAAGCCATTGTTGTTGCAATCGAAGGTGACAAAGCCCCTGCTTTAAAAGTAGGCGATGTGATCATGCAAATTGATCCGCGTTACTATCGACCTACTGAAGTCGAAACCCTTTTGGGTGACCCAGCAAAAGCTAAAGAAAAATTAGGGTGGGTGCCGGAAATTACGCTTGATCAAATGATTGTAGAGATGGTAGCTAACGACTTAGATCGGGCCAGGCAGCATGCATTACTTCATAAACATGGTTACTCAGTAGCTGTGGGTAAAGAGAATTAA
- a CDS encoding GDP-L-fucose synthase: MTSSDLNQKIYVAGHRGMVGSAIIRNLQAQGYQNIVTRTHAELDLTNQAAVRSFFEAEKPNQVYLAAAKVGGIHANNTYPAEFIYQNLMMEANVIHQAFEAGVKKILFLGSSCIYPKLAPQPMMEDALLTGKLEETNEPYAIAKIAGIKLCESYNRQYGQSYGIDYRSVMPTNLYGPGDNYHPENSHVIPALIRRFHEAKISNAPEVVIWGTGTPRREFLYVDDMAAASVFVMDLDKAIYDQHTQPMQSHINVGFGSDVTITELAEAILKATDYKGQLIFDSTKPDGAPRKWMDSTRLNQLGWFAKVDLNLGLSMAYEDFLRVSVD; the protein is encoded by the coding sequence ATGACGAGCTCTGATTTAAATCAAAAGATATATGTGGCAGGTCACCGCGGTATGGTGGGGTCAGCCATCATCCGTAATTTGCAAGCTCAGGGTTATCAAAATATTGTTACCAGAACGCATGCAGAGTTAGATTTAACCAATCAAGCGGCGGTGCGATCTTTCTTCGAGGCTGAAAAGCCGAATCAAGTCTATCTAGCCGCTGCCAAGGTAGGCGGCATTCATGCGAACAATACCTATCCAGCAGAATTTATTTATCAAAATTTGATGATGGAGGCTAACGTCATTCATCAAGCATTTGAGGCTGGCGTTAAAAAGATCTTATTTTTAGGGTCGAGCTGTATTTACCCTAAATTAGCCCCTCAGCCAATGATGGAGGATGCGCTACTCACTGGAAAGCTAGAGGAGACAAATGAACCTTATGCAATTGCCAAAATTGCGGGAATTAAACTGTGTGAGAGCTATAACCGCCAGTATGGTCAGAGTTACGGAATTGACTATCGATCGGTAATGCCAACCAATTTGTATGGGCCTGGGGATAATTACCACCCAGAAAATAGCCATGTGATACCAGCACTCATCAGAAGATTTCATGAGGCAAAAATAAGTAATGCACCCGAGGTCGTGATTTGGGGCACCGGTACCCCAAGGCGTGAATTTCTCTATGTTGATGATATGGCGGCTGCCTCAGTCTTTGTAATGGATCTGGATAAAGCAATCTATGACCAGCACACGCAGCCGATGCAAAGTCACATTAATGTGGGCTTTGGGAGTGATGTCACCATCACCGAACTAGCAGAGGCGATTTTAAAAGCGACGGACTACAAAGGCCAGCTGATTTTTGATTCCACTAAGCCTGATGGCGCTCCAAGAAAGTGGATGGATTCAACAAGACTAAATCAATTGGGGTGGTTTGCAAAAGTTGACCTCAATTTAGGGCTAAGCATGGCCTATGAGGACTTCTTAAGGGTTTCAGTTGATTAA
- a CDS encoding Wzz/FepE/Etk N-terminal domain-containing protein — MGNNIQQSEIKTQVNDEISLLDVLCFFKVAYKIILVFGVAGSVIALAYLAVTPKQYEAVAQIAMAQFGAANNNLNPLGINIEDPSLLIARLSLPTSFTPQVLSSCGKEDTTNPGASLAKAIKLAPPKGVANVVELKTFGQSPEAASTCTQAIFELIKVTQAQILAPYIEEAKTKLADDEERLIKAKDLVTKADKTGQAVGAAYLSTRDEIRYLLDEITSLKNVVTGNQNRATRLIAPIYVSDTPIAPKKRVVLIAGLLGGLFLGLLLALAGQMWIKLKADMQEQEQGQAVR; from the coding sequence GTGGGTAATAATATTCAACAGTCAGAGATTAAAACTCAGGTGAATGATGAAATTTCTCTGCTCGATGTCTTATGCTTCTTTAAAGTCGCCTATAAAATCATCTTGGTTTTTGGTGTAGCGGGATCGGTCATCGCTTTAGCCTACCTAGCGGTGACCCCAAAACAGTACGAAGCGGTTGCTCAAATTGCCATGGCGCAATTTGGTGCTGCTAACAACAACCTGAATCCGCTAGGTATCAATATTGAGGACCCATCTCTCTTGATTGCTCGGCTATCCTTGCCAACCAGTTTTACTCCGCAGGTTCTTAGCAGTTGTGGTAAGGAAGATACTACTAATCCAGGGGCTAGCTTAGCCAAAGCGATTAAATTAGCGCCGCCTAAAGGGGTTGCTAATGTGGTTGAGCTCAAAACCTTTGGCCAATCACCAGAAGCAGCTTCTACCTGCACACAGGCAATCTTTGAGTTGATTAAAGTGACCCAAGCTCAAATTCTCGCACCCTATATTGAAGAAGCTAAAACCAAGTTAGCAGATGATGAGGAGCGCCTAATCAAGGCTAAAGATTTGGTTACAAAGGCCGATAAGACAGGCCAAGCAGTGGGCGCAGCCTACCTTTCTACCCGGGATGAGATTCGCTATCTTTTAGACGAAATCACCTCCCTCAAAAATGTGGTGACCGGCAACCAGAATAGAGCCACGCGCTTAATTGCCCCGATTTATGTGAGCGACACTCCAATTGCCCCCAAGAAGCGGGTAGTTCTAATTGCTGGATTGTTGGGCGGACTCTTTTTGGGTCTGCTGCTAGCCTTGGCCGGCCAGATGTGGATTAAGCTCAAAGCAGATATGCAAGAGCAAGAGCAAGGGCAGGCGGTACGATGA
- the pseB gene encoding UDP-N-acetylglucosamine 4,6-dehydratase (inverting), which produces MFENKSILITGGTGSFGHAFVAMTLEKFKPKKLIIFSRDEMKQWEMAKIYGADPRIRFFIGDVRDKERLHRALHGIDFVVHAAATKIVPTAEYNPFECVKTNINGAMNLIDACIDQGIKKVVALSTDKASSPINLYGATKLASDKLFVAGNSYAGGQETRFSVVRYGNVMGSRGSVIPFFMSQADSGRLPITDTRMTRFMISLEQGVELVWHAFQDMVGGEVYVKKIPSMNIVDIAKAVAPNAEHEIIGIRPGEKLHEQMISPEDSYHTYEHPEYFKILPAIHQWSSDPLRIKNGVKVVEGFSYDSLSNQQKMSVLELQGWIESHRAKIGAI; this is translated from the coding sequence ATGTTTGAAAATAAAAGTATTTTAATTACTGGCGGCACTGGTTCTTTCGGGCATGCATTTGTTGCCATGACGTTGGAAAAATTTAAGCCAAAAAAATTGATCATTTTTTCCCGCGATGAAATGAAACAGTGGGAAATGGCTAAAATTTATGGGGCTGATCCACGTATTCGTTTCTTTATTGGTGATGTCAGGGATAAAGAGAGATTGCACAGAGCTCTGCATGGCATCGATTTTGTGGTGCATGCAGCCGCGACTAAAATTGTTCCTACTGCTGAATACAATCCTTTCGAGTGTGTCAAGACTAACATTAATGGCGCCATGAATTTGATTGATGCTTGCATAGACCAAGGTATTAAGAAAGTTGTTGCTTTATCAACGGATAAGGCCAGCAGCCCAATTAATTTATATGGCGCTACAAAGTTGGCGTCCGATAAACTATTTGTCGCTGGAAATTCTTATGCTGGTGGTCAAGAGACTAGATTTTCTGTTGTTCGCTATGGAAATGTAATGGGGTCTCGTGGATCCGTTATTCCTTTCTTTATGTCTCAAGCAGATTCAGGAAGGCTTCCAATTACTGATACGCGTATGACGCGTTTTATGATTAGTTTAGAGCAGGGAGTAGAGTTGGTTTGGCACGCTTTTCAGGATATGGTTGGTGGCGAGGTTTATGTAAAAAAGATCCCCTCGATGAATATTGTGGATATTGCGAAGGCTGTCGCTCCTAATGCCGAACACGAAATTATTGGCATTCGTCCAGGGGAAAAGCTCCATGAGCAGATGATTAGCCCAGAGGATTCCTATCATACTTATGAGCATCCTGAATATTTTAAAATTTTACCCGCCATCCATCAGTGGAGTTCTGACCCACTGCGCATTAAAAATGGAGTGAAGGTAGTAGAAGGCTTTAGTTATGACTCCTTGAGTAATCAACAAAAGATGAGTGTGTTAGAGCTTCAGGGTTGGATAGAAAGTCACCGCGCAAAAATTGGGGCAATTTAG
- the pseC gene encoding UDP-4-amino-4,6-dideoxy-N-acetyl-beta-L-altrosamine transaminase, protein MRNIPYGRQDISAGDIDAVINVLRSDWLTQGPVVPQFENAITEYCGANFAVAVNSATSALHIACLSLGLGSGDWLWTSPISFVASANCGLYCGARVDFIDIDPLTYNLSMDALEEKLRIAKKKGVLPKVVVPVHFAGQSCDMKRVRQLADEYNFKIIEDASHAIGARYQNEPVGNCRYSDITVFSFHPVKIITTGEGGVAVTNDAELASRMQIFRSHGITRNSNEMMNQNVGPWYYEQIELGFNYRMTDIQAALGLSQLQRLNEFVEARQSIAKKYNVALASLPVTIPWQDLDSYSSFHLYVIRIKTDAIKKTRLEVFESMRALGIGVNVHYIPIYHQPFFKNRHGFDIGCCPNAEAYYREAISLPMYPSLVDADFDYVVASLRQALGIKYQP, encoded by the coding sequence GTGAGAAATATCCCCTATGGCCGACAAGATATCTCAGCTGGGGATATTGACGCTGTTATTAATGTCTTAAGATCTGATTGGCTGACCCAAGGGCCAGTCGTGCCGCAGTTTGAAAATGCTATTACAGAGTACTGTGGCGCCAATTTTGCCGTCGCTGTAAATAGTGCGACATCTGCCCTTCACATCGCCTGCTTATCTCTGGGATTGGGGTCTGGTGATTGGCTTTGGACATCTCCGATATCGTTTGTCGCCTCGGCTAATTGCGGTTTGTATTGTGGTGCGCGAGTTGATTTTATTGATATCGATCCTCTTACATATAACCTCTCTATGGATGCTTTGGAAGAGAAACTTCGTATAGCAAAAAAGAAGGGTGTCTTACCCAAGGTAGTTGTACCCGTACATTTTGCAGGTCAATCTTGCGACATGAAAAGAGTGCGGCAATTGGCCGATGAATACAACTTTAAAATTATCGAGGATGCATCACATGCCATTGGTGCAAGATACCAAAATGAACCAGTAGGAAATTGTCGATATTCCGATATTACCGTTTTTAGTTTTCATCCAGTCAAAATTATTACTACGGGTGAGGGTGGGGTTGCCGTTACAAATGATGCGGAGTTGGCAAGTCGCATGCAAATATTTAGAAGTCACGGAATTACCCGAAATTCAAACGAAATGATGAATCAGAATGTTGGTCCTTGGTACTATGAGCAAATTGAGCTTGGCTTTAATTACAGAATGACAGATATTCAAGCGGCCTTAGGGTTAAGTCAGCTACAAAGACTGAATGAATTTGTTGAGGCGCGGCAAAGTATCGCTAAAAAATATAATGTTGCTTTAGCTTCTTTGCCGGTGACTATCCCTTGGCAAGATCTAGATAGTTATTCCAGTTTTCATCTTTATGTAATTCGAATAAAGACGGATGCGATTAAAAAGACCAGGCTTGAGGTTTTTGAGAGTATGCGCGCCCTGGGTATCGGGGTAAATGTTCACTATATTCCGATCTATCATCAACCTTTCTTCAAGAATCGTCATGGATTTGATATTGGTTGCTGCCCTAATGCGGAGGCGTATTACAGGGAGGCAATCTCTTTGCCTATGTACCCCTCATTAGTGGATGCTGACTTTGATTATGTGGTTGCCTCACTCCGTCAAGCTTTAGGGATTAAATATCAGCCATGA
- a CDS encoding cytidylyltransferase domain-containing protein, translating into MTHQSLGKILVLIPAKAGSVRLPRKNIRNFLGVSLLGRAIKRAQNLSLIDRICVSTEDDEVADEARKFNVDIPFMRPEVLSKDPAGVVEVALHALEWFELHGEAFDTLIILLPTSPFCKSSDIEGAVDVYLKTGAKFLMSVSREVHSPFSSLILDDGWLTPLHPEYLNQTGSRSNALVPLLARCNGAISICNVEEFKKTKNYYSYPLAAYEMPLERSIDIDTELEFQFAEFLASRMPELVE; encoded by the coding sequence ATGACCCATCAGTCGCTCGGTAAAATTTTGGTGCTGATTCCTGCAAAGGCTGGTTCAGTTCGCTTGCCTCGTAAGAATATTCGAAATTTTTTAGGGGTTAGCCTTCTTGGACGCGCGATTAAGCGAGCTCAAAATCTTTCTTTAATTGATCGAATATGTGTCAGCACCGAGGATGATGAGGTGGCCGATGAGGCACGGAAATTCAATGTCGACATTCCTTTTATGCGCCCCGAAGTTTTATCAAAAGATCCTGCGGGTGTGGTTGAGGTGGCTTTGCATGCTCTTGAATGGTTTGAATTACATGGTGAGGCTTTTGATACTCTGATTATTTTGCTACCAACCTCCCCTTTTTGTAAAAGTTCGGATATTGAAGGTGCAGTAGACGTATATCTAAAAACTGGTGCCAAGTTTCTGATGAGCGTCTCACGTGAAGTGCATTCACCCTTTAGTAGCCTTATTTTAGATGATGGATGGTTAACACCGCTCCATCCAGAATACTTAAATCAAACCGGGTCTCGAAGCAATGCGCTAGTTCCTTTATTGGCAAGGTGCAATGGTGCAATATCGATCTGCAATGTAGAGGAATTTAAAAAAACTAAGAATTATTATTCCTATCCTTTGGCGGCATATGAGATGCCACTAGAGCGCAGTATTGATATTGATACCGAACTTGAGTTTCAATTTGCAGAATTTCTTGCTAGTAGGATGCCAGAGCTTGTTGAGTAA
- the pseG gene encoding UDP-2,4-diacetamido-2,4,6-trideoxy-beta-L-altropyranose hydrolase, protein MSKIIFRVDANPEVGTGHLMRCMALANAAAAVGLSTCFFGFIEDEILINRLRALGHKVSSLDRAGNLGRLLPEDVNPLDWVVLDGYEFQSTDHRAIRDLGCRLLIIDDMANLDIYDADIILNQNFSHASYKYRVVSNAKLLMGPAYSLLRNEFIDYSREQVSRGNKNLLITLGGGAEKRVMLKVLEALKLVKDFELDIFLVGGSSNLHWNKALENIDILNKYTRHKINAARYIENMAALMAWADFAIIGGGTTTLEVAYMGLPSLVITLADNQKDTAIAMAKAEAGVSLGWYETLTAEKIALEISNFAKDKSLRKKISVGSMRLVDGQGAAKVVNEMMMFL, encoded by the coding sequence TTGAGTAAAATTATCTTTAGGGTCGATGCTAATCCAGAAGTTGGTACTGGCCATTTAATGCGCTGCATGGCCTTAGCAAATGCTGCCGCTGCCGTTGGGCTGTCAACATGCTTCTTTGGTTTTATAGAGGATGAAATTCTGATTAACCGTCTTCGAGCTTTGGGTCATAAGGTTTCATCCTTAGATAGAGCCGGTAACTTAGGGCGCCTTTTACCGGAGGATGTTAACCCCTTGGACTGGGTAGTTTTAGATGGGTATGAATTTCAGTCAACGGATCATAGGGCCATTCGAGATTTAGGATGTCGATTGCTTATCATCGATGATATGGCGAATCTTGATATTTACGATGCAGATATTATCCTAAATCAAAACTTTTCACATGCCTCATATAAATACAGGGTTGTGTCCAATGCTAAATTGCTAATGGGCCCCGCCTACTCATTATTACGTAATGAGTTTATTGACTACAGTAGAGAGCAAGTGTCAAGAGGTAATAAGAATTTATTAATCACTCTAGGGGGGGGTGCCGAAAAGAGGGTGATGCTTAAGGTTTTAGAGGCACTGAAGTTAGTAAAAGACTTTGAGCTTGATATTTTTTTAGTGGGTGGTTCAAGTAATTTGCATTGGAATAAGGCGCTAGAAAATATTGATATCCTTAATAAATATACCAGGCATAAAATTAATGCTGCTAGATATATAGAGAATATGGCAGCATTAATGGCGTGGGCAGATTTTGCAATTATTGGTGGCGGCACAACAACTCTTGAGGTTGCATATATGGGCCTTCCATCACTGGTTATTACCCTGGCGGATAATCAAAAAGATACTGCAATTGCTATGGCCAAGGCTGAAGCTGGAGTATCTCTTGGGTGGTACGAAACATTGACAGCTGAAAAAATTGCCTTAGAAATTTCTAATTTTGCTAAAGATAAGTCATTAAGGAAAAAAATTAGCGTCGGTAGCATGAGGCTGGTTGATGGTCAAGGTGCAGCAAAGGTTGTTAATGAGATGATGATGTTTTTATAA
- a CDS encoding N-acetylneuraminate synthase family protein has protein sequence MANYLVDSPRVILRKRVSNMVNGIDIAGQLVGSELPPFIVAEVGINHNGSLERALEMISVAAQAGCNAVKFQTFKAAEFVNDASQMFTYKSQGVEVTESMLAMFERHELPERSWSIIKKECEREGIIFLSTPQNLSDLNTLVKLGIPAIKVGSDDFTNLPLIRDYSRSGLPLILSSGMSDLSDVYQALEVAGVFEGYPVILLVCTSQYPTPPEDANLRRISTLRAAFPMVPIGFSDHTQGSLASSLAVSLGAVFFEKHFTLSHDLPGPDHWFSEDPIGLANWVRDIKTAKVMLGSPLVRPTQKEGVSKFEFQRSIVASADIKFGEKFTEANLSMRRVSGGGGFPPSMYFKLLGKTAWRDFSRFSSIEF, from the coding sequence ATGGCTAATTATTTAGTCGATTCTCCGAGGGTTATTTTAAGGAAGAGGGTTAGTAACATGGTCAATGGTATTGATATTGCTGGGCAATTAGTTGGGTCCGAGCTTCCCCCATTTATTGTTGCTGAGGTTGGAATAAATCACAATGGTAGTCTTGAGCGCGCCCTAGAAATGATCTCAGTTGCGGCTCAGGCCGGCTGTAATGCTGTGAAGTTTCAGACTTTTAAGGCTGCTGAGTTTGTTAATGACGCATCTCAAATGTTTACATATAAGTCACAAGGGGTTGAAGTCACTGAATCTATGCTTGCAATGTTCGAGCGCCATGAGCTCCCTGAAAGATCATGGTCAATTATCAAAAAGGAATGTGAAAGAGAGGGCATAATTTTTTTATCTACTCCTCAAAATTTATCAGATCTAAACACTCTTGTGAAATTGGGCATTCCTGCAATCAAAGTCGGTTCTGATGATTTCACAAATCTTCCCTTAATAAGAGATTACTCTAGATCGGGATTGCCCTTAATTCTATCTAGTGGTATGTCTGACCTATCAGATGTGTATCAGGCTCTTGAGGTAGCGGGGGTATTTGAAGGTTATCCAGTAATTCTTTTGGTTTGTACTTCACAATATCCCACCCCGCCAGAAGATGCTAATCTTAGGCGAATTAGCACTTTACGAGCTGCATTTCCAATGGTTCCTATAGGCTTTTCGGACCACACCCAAGGTTCGTTAGCATCAAGTTTAGCCGTTTCATTGGGCGCAGTTTTCTTTGAAAAGCACTTTACTTTATCCCATGATCTGCCAGGACCAGATCATTGGTTCTCTGAGGACCCAATTGGTTTGGCCAATTGGGTGAGAGATATCAAGACCGCGAAGGTGATGCTTGGAAGTCCACTGGTACGTCCAACCCAAAAAGAAGGGGTCTCTAAATTTGAATTTCAGCGTTCAATTGTTGCGTCCGCCGATATTAAGTTTGGCGAAAAATTCACAGAAGCTAATTTATCTATGAGAAGAGTCTCAGGTGGTGGAGGGTTTCCTCCCAGTATGTACTTCAAGCTTCTAGGTAAAACTGCTTGGCGTGATTTTTCAAGATTTTCAAGTATTGAGTTCTAA
- a CDS encoding GNAT family N-acetyltransferase gives MVYIKQQDITYRLANCSDCKDVYTWENDSATRANSKNIDQFTYSSHVAWFKKSLVNDKRCLYIAIKNVQRVALIRFDQLGQGVYESSLILNPIIRGKGISSQILQGSMSLFLEGRYGVATLKASIKNTNLASKKCFSKCGFILNHVDDEYSYYNYFS, from the coding sequence ATGGTCTACATTAAACAACAAGATATTACCTACCGCCTAGCGAATTGTTCCGACTGTAAAGACGTCTACACCTGGGAAAACGATAGTGCTACAAGAGCTAACTCAAAAAATATTGATCAATTTACGTACTCTAGTCATGTTGCGTGGTTCAAAAAATCACTAGTCAACGATAAACGCTGCCTATATATTGCAATAAAAAATGTTCAGAGGGTTGCTCTCATTCGCTTTGACCAGCTTGGGCAAGGGGTCTATGAATCTAGTCTGATTTTGAATCCGATAATACGCGGAAAAGGGATAAGCAGTCAAATTTTGCAGGGTAGTATGTCATTATTTTTAGAGGGGCGATATGGAGTGGCAACGCTGAAGGCCTCCATAAAAAATACCAATCTAGCAAGCAAGAAATGCTTTTCGAAATGCGGCTTTATACTTAATCATGTAGATGATGAATATAGCTATTATAACTATTTTAGTTAA
- a CDS encoding WbqC family protein, whose amino-acid sequence MILTAHQPCYIPWLGFFQKLASADLFIYLDEVQYQVNDWNNRNRIKTHQGAMWLTVPILRKNHLNKKIKDVEINASEPWGKKHWKSIQNAYSKAPFFYRYSEFFADTYDKKWYSLVDLNRYMLGWFLETLKIQVEVRPASNYQFVGRKGDLVLDICKQLHAEKFIFGALGRDYADLEVFKREGIETVFQDYAHPIYSQLHGEFTPNLSVIDLIFNCGDESKDILLSGNTTPWELVK is encoded by the coding sequence ATGATTCTAACAGCCCATCAACCCTGCTATATTCCTTGGCTGGGATTTTTTCAAAAGCTTGCTAGTGCAGATTTATTTATTTATCTTGATGAAGTTCAATACCAGGTTAATGATTGGAATAACCGCAATAGGATTAAAACGCACCAAGGGGCTATGTGGCTTACCGTTCCAATATTGCGAAAAAATCATTTAAATAAGAAGATAAAAGATGTCGAGATTAATGCTTCTGAGCCTTGGGGCAAGAAGCATTGGAAAAGCATACAAAATGCATATTCAAAAGCCCCATTTTTTTATCGATATTCAGAATTTTTCGCAGATACTTATGACAAAAAATGGTATTCATTGGTTGATCTTAACAGATACATGTTGGGCTGGTTTCTGGAAACTCTGAAGATTCAGGTTGAGGTTAGACCAGCTTCCAATTATCAATTTGTTGGTAGGAAAGGAGACTTAGTCTTGGATATCTGCAAGCAACTTCACGCTGAAAAATTTATTTTTGGCGCATTAGGTCGAGATTACGCAGATTTAGAGGTATTCAAGCGAGAGGGCATTGAGACAGTCTTTCAGGATTATGCTCATCCGATATACTCGCAATTACATGGTGAATTTACTCCCAATTTAAGTGTGATCGATTTAATTTTTAATTGCGGGGATGAGAGTAAAGACATCCTACTCTCTGGTAACACAACACCATGGGAATTAGTTAAGTAA
- a CDS encoding N-acetylneuraminate synthase family protein — MIAEVGTTCMGDLDKALELIAAAKFAGVDAIKFQLIDPDQLSDDSVTYPISQNGVVTQASMKEMFQKLVFDEASWKVIAAASRDAHLDFFATVDYIDGVDLLDRLGVNVHKIGAWDSTYMQLIKKIGNTGKPMFVDLGPITQRHLDDLVSWYKEAGGGAVLFMHDFHTENDVQMHLRCISKLSEMLPWPVGFSSPAHDHDLDIAALALGSAYIEKRLILNRSDFTFHAHESLEPKELKLWVDRIRHVERALGQAEIIPSDRDIQLSKEHFRSICSVEPIKSGDIFTSANIGAKRPGTGMPTSMLNTLLGKRAARDIPINTLITPKDFS; from the coding sequence TTGATTGCTGAAGTTGGTACAACTTGTATGGGGGACCTAGATAAGGCTCTTGAGCTTATAGCTGCGGCAAAGTTTGCAGGCGTCGATGCAATTAAATTTCAATTGATCGATCCCGATCAATTATCCGATGATAGTGTTACCTATCCAATATCCCAGAATGGTGTGGTAACCCAAGCGTCCATGAAAGAAATGTTTCAGAAATTGGTGTTTGATGAGGCAAGCTGGAAGGTAATTGCTGCAGCATCTAGAGATGCGCACCTGGATTTCTTTGCGACTGTGGATTATATCGACGGGGTGGATTTACTTGATAGGTTGGGTGTCAATGTTCATAAAATTGGTGCCTGGGATTCAACTTACATGCAATTAATTAAAAAAATAGGAAATACTGGAAAGCCTATGTTTGTTGACCTAGGCCCTATAACGCAGCGGCACTTGGATGACTTAGTTTCTTGGTATAAAGAGGCGGGTGGTGGCGCCGTCTTATTTATGCATGACTTCCACACCGAGAATGATGTGCAGATGCATTTGAGATGTATTAGTAAGCTTAGTGAAATGCTTCCTTGGCCAGTTGGTTTTTCTTCGCCAGCTCACGACCATGATTTAGATATCGCGGCTTTGGCTTTGGGTTCGGCCTATATTGAAAAGAGATTGATATTGAATCGCTCAGACTTTACTTTCCATGCTCATGAATCTTTGGAACCCAAAGAGCTAAAACTTTGGGTTGATCGAATACGGCATGTAGAAAGGGCTCTTGGGCAAGCAGAAATTATTCCCTCTGACAGGGATATTCAATTAAGTAAAGAGCACTTTAGAAGTATATGCTCTGTTGAGCCAATTAAATCCGGAGACATCTTTACTTCCGCCAATATTGGGGCTAAGAGGCCTGGAACAGGAATGCCAACTAGTATGCTGAATACTTTATTAGGCAAGAGGGCGGCAAGAGACATACCAATTAATACTTTAATAACCCCAAAAGATTTCTCATGA